The following proteins come from a genomic window of Lolium rigidum isolate FL_2022 chromosome 5, APGP_CSIRO_Lrig_0.1, whole genome shotgun sequence:
- the LOC124658192 gene encoding phosphoglycerate mutase-like protein 4, whose translation MADRAATSRPASIGVKQLAEVVVVRHGETSWNASHIIQGQMDPELNEIGRSQARVVARRLSREAKPAAVYSSDLRRASETAQIIATACGVSNLVFDPALRERHMGDLHGLVFDDAVRRNPEIFSWNGRNQEIPGGGESLDQLSQRCVSYLNTVAEKHKGERVIVVTHGASTEELCLHADPTSPVRGKLFNTSICLFRIGGGEWILEKAGDVAHLGQGGFLEDAFGGDGASA comes from the exons ATGGCCGATCGAGCAGCGACGTCTCGTCCCGCATCGATCGGCGTCAAGCAGttggcggaggtggtggtggtgcggcaCGGCGAGACTTCATGGAACGCCTCTCATATTATCCAGGGGCAAATGGATCCGGAGCTCAACGAGATCGGCAGAAGCCAAGCTCGAGTG GTCGCGCGTCGGCTGTCGAGGGAAGCCAAGCCAGCCGCCGTGTACTCCTCCGATCTCAGGCGCGCCTCCGAGACCGCTCAGATCATAGCCACAGCCTGCGGCGTATCCAAT CTGGTGTTTGATCCGGCGCTGAGGGAGAGGCACATGGGAGATCTCCACGGCCTGGTATTCGACGACGCCGTCAGAAGGAACCCTGAGATCTTCTCTTGGAATGGAAGGAACCAAGAAATCCCC GGTGGTGGGGAGAGCCTTGATCAGCTGTCGCAGCGGTGTGTCTCGTACCTGAACACTGTCGCTGAGAAACACAAGG GGGAGCGTGTGATCGTGGTCACCCATGGCGCGAGCACTGAGGAGCTCTGCTTGCACGCCGACCCAACAAGCCCGGTGCGCGGGAAGCTTTTCAACACTTCGATCTGCCTGTTCCGTATCGGCGGCGGCGAATGGATCCTTGAGAAGGCCGGCGACGTCGCCCATCTCGGCCAAGGCGGGTTTCTGGAGGACGCGTTCGGCGGCGATGGCGCGTCTGCCTGA